In Salmonella enterica subsp. enterica serovar Typhimurium str. LT2, a single window of DNA contains:
- the yjfY gene encoding putative outer membrane protein (similar to E. coli orf, hypothetical protein (AAC77156.1); Blastp hit to AAC77156.1 (91 aa), 71% identity in aa 1 - 91), with translation MRARIMLFLAALLPGITATAAVELNNHQARNMDDVRSLGVIYINHNFATESEANLALNEEADVRNAMYYHVILIREPGSNGNIHASANIYR, from the coding sequence ATGCGAGCCCGGATAATGTTATTTCTGGCTGCGCTTTTGCCTGGCATAACGGCAACGGCAGCCGTCGAGTTAAATAATCATCAGGCCAGAAATATGGATGATGTGCGCAGCTTAGGCGTAATCTACATCAACCATAACTTCGCCACGGAAAGTGAAGCCAATCTGGCGCTGAATGAAGAGGCCGACGTGCGAAACGCAATGTATTATCACGTCATACTTATCCGGGAACCGGGTAGCAACGGCAATATACACGCCAGCGCGAATATTTATCGCTAG
- a CDS encoding putative cytoplasmic protein has protein sequence MWQKSALTTVSISLPQQAVYSGMRYEVNISAAKCDGTGVTFGTINNCTITLSLPAGASIITRHFSADL, from the coding sequence GTGTGGCAAAAAAGTGCGCTGACCACAGTGTCAATTTCTCTGCCGCAACAGGCCGTTTATAGTGGCATGCGATATGAAGTTAATATCTCAGCAGCAAAATGTGACGGGACAGGCGTTACGTTCGGCACGATAAATAATTGTACAATCACCTTGAGTTTGCCCGCAGGCGCCAGTATTATAACGCGTCATTTTTCAGCCGACCTTTAA
- the rpsF gene encoding 30S ribosomal subunit protein S6 (similar to E. coli 30S ribosomal subunit protein S6 (AAC77157.1); Blastp hit to AAC77157.1 (131 aa), 99% identity in aa 1 - 131): MRHYEIVFMVHPDQSEQVPGMIERYSAAITGAEGKIHRLEDWGRRQLAYPINKLHKAHYVLMNVEAPQEVIDELETTFRFNDAVIRSMVMRTKHAVTEASPMVKAKDERRERRDDFANETADDAEAGDSEE, from the coding sequence ATGCGTCATTACGAAATCGTTTTTATGGTCCATCCTGACCAGAGCGAACAGGTTCCGGGTATGATCGAGCGTTACTCTGCCGCCATCACTGGCGCAGAAGGCAAGATCCACCGTCTGGAAGACTGGGGCCGCCGTCAGCTGGCTTACCCGATCAACAAACTGCACAAAGCGCACTACGTTCTGATGAACGTTGAAGCGCCGCAGGAAGTGATCGATGAGCTGGAAACTACCTTCCGCTTCAACGATGCCGTTATCCGCAGCATGGTTATGCGTACTAAGCACGCTGTTACCGAAGCTTCTCCGATGGTTAAAGCGAAAGACGAGCGCCGTGAGCGTCGCGATGATTTCGCTAACGAAACCGCAGATGATGCTGAAGCTGGGGATTCTGAAGAGTAA
- the priB gene encoding primosomal replication protein N (similar to E. coli primosomal replication protein N (AAC77158.1); Blastp hit to AAC77158.1 (104 aa), 99% identity in aa 1 - 104): protein MTNRLALSGTVCRAPLRKVSPSGIPHCQFVLEHRSVQEEAGFHRQAWCQMPVIVSGHENQAITHSITVGSRITVQGFISCHKAKNGLSKMVLHAEQIELIDSGD, encoded by the coding sequence ATGACCAACCGTCTGGCGTTGTCCGGCACCGTGTGCAGGGCCCCCCTTCGAAAGGTCAGTCCATCAGGAATTCCGCATTGCCAGTTCGTGCTTGAGCATCGTTCTGTGCAAGAGGAAGCCGGCTTTCACCGGCAGGCGTGGTGCCAAATGCCCGTTATTGTTAGCGGACACGAAAACCAGGCCATTACTCACAGTATAACGGTCGGCAGCCGCATAACCGTTCAGGGGTTTATTTCTTGCCACAAGGCAAAGAACGGTCTGAGCAAAATGGTTCTGCATGCCGAGCAGATTGAATTGATAGATTCTGGAGACTAG
- the rpsR gene encoding 30S ribosomal subunit protein S18 (similar to E. coli 30S ribosomal subunit protein S18 (AAC77159.1); Blastp hit to AAC77159.1 (75 aa), 98% identity in aa 1 - 75): MARYFRRRKFCRFTAEGVQEIDYKDIATLKNYITESGKIVPSRITGTRAKYQRQLARAIKRARYLSLLPYTDRHQ; this comes from the coding sequence ATGGCACGTTATTTCCGTCGTCGCAAGTTCTGCCGTTTCACCGCGGAAGGCGTTCAAGAGATCGACTATAAAGATATCGCTACGCTGAAAAACTACATCACCGAAAGCGGTAAGATTGTCCCAAGCCGTATCACCGGTACCCGTGCAAAATACCAGCGTCAGCTGGCTCGCGCTATCAAACGCGCTCGCTACCTGTCTCTGCTGCCGTACACTGATCGCCATCAGTAA
- the rplI gene encoding 50S ribosomal subunit protein L9 (similar to E. coli 50S ribosomal subunit protein L9 (AAC77160.1); Blastp hit to AAC77160.1 (149 aa), 95% identity in aa 1 - 149) → MQVILLDKVANLGSLGDQVNVKAGYARNFLVPKGKAVPATKKNVEYFEARRAELEAKLADVLAAANARAEKINALETVTIASKAGDEGKLFGSIGTRDIADAVTAAGVDVAKSEVRLPNGVLRTTGEHEVNFQVHSEVFAKVIINVVAE, encoded by the coding sequence ATGCAAGTTATTCTGCTTGATAAAGTAGCAAACCTGGGTAGCCTGGGTGATCAGGTTAACGTTAAAGCGGGCTATGCTCGTAACTTCCTGGTACCAAAGGGTAAAGCTGTTCCGGCTACCAAGAAAAACGTTGAATACTTCGAAGCACGTCGCGCTGAACTGGAAGCTAAACTGGCTGACGTTCTGGCTGCTGCAAATGCACGCGCAGAGAAAATCAACGCCCTGGAAACCGTTACTATCGCGTCTAAAGCAGGCGACGAAGGTAAACTGTTCGGTTCCATCGGTACTCGCGACATCGCTGACGCTGTGACTGCGGCTGGCGTTGACGTGGCTAAGAGCGAAGTTCGTCTGCCGAACGGCGTTCTGCGTACCACTGGCGAACACGAAGTGAACTTCCAGGTTCACAGCGAAGTATTCGCAAAAGTTATCATCAACGTGGTTGCTGAGTAA
- the yifZ gene encoding putative permease (similar to E. coli orf, hypothetical protein (AAC74606.1); Blastp hit to AAC74606.1 (266 aa), 25% identity in aa 20 - 250), translating into MDTQRQASPFARKNVVYVCAAFCCLLWGSAYPAIKSGYDLFQIATDDIPSKIVFAGYRFLFAGGLLLLFALLQRKPIGRFRPRQFAQLTLLGLTQTSLQYLFFYIGLAFTSGVKGSIMNATGTFFSVLLAHFIYQNDRLSYNKTLGCILGFAGVMVVNVSNGLDFSFNLPGEGSVVLAAFILSAATLYGKRLSQTVDPMVMTGYQLGIGGLVLVIGGYVFGGTLTIHGFSSVAILVYLTLLSSVAFALWSILLKYNRVGMIAPFNFLIPVSGAALSAIFLGENILEWKYMIALVLVCSGIWWVNKVKR; encoded by the coding sequence ATGGATACCCAACGCCAGGCCTCCCCGTTTGCCCGCAAAAACGTCGTTTATGTGTGTGCCGCATTTTGTTGCTTGCTATGGGGCAGCGCTTATCCAGCCATCAAAAGCGGTTATGACCTCTTTCAGATAGCCACCGATGATATCCCTTCTAAAATTGTTTTTGCTGGTTATCGTTTTTTGTTTGCGGGTGGGTTGCTACTACTGTTCGCGCTGCTTCAGCGTAAACCGATTGGTCGGTTTCGTCCGCGCCAGTTTGCTCAGTTGACGTTACTGGGGCTGACTCAGACGTCGCTGCAATATCTCTTTTTCTATATCGGCCTTGCGTTCACCTCCGGCGTGAAAGGCTCAATCATGAACGCGACAGGCACATTCTTCAGCGTATTGCTGGCGCACTTTATTTATCAGAACGACCGATTGAGCTACAACAAAACGCTCGGCTGTATTCTGGGCTTTGCGGGCGTCATGGTGGTGAACGTCAGCAACGGCCTGGATTTCAGCTTTAATCTGCCGGGAGAAGGCTCCGTGGTGCTGGCGGCGTTTATTCTTTCTGCGGCCACGTTGTATGGCAAACGTCTCTCGCAGACGGTCGATCCGATGGTCATGACTGGCTATCAATTGGGGATTGGCGGTCTGGTACTGGTCATTGGCGGTTACGTTTTTGGCGGTACGCTGACGATACATGGCTTCTCGTCGGTGGCGATTTTAGTCTACCTGACGCTGCTCTCGTCGGTCGCTTTTGCGCTATGGAGCATTTTACTCAAATATAATCGCGTGGGGATGATTGCGCCGTTTAACTTTCTGATCCCGGTTTCTGGCGCGGCTCTTTCGGCTATTTTTCTCGGCGAGAATATATTGGAGTGGAAATACATGATTGCGCTGGTGCTGGTGTGTTCGGGGATTTGGTGGGTGAATAAGGTGAAGCGGTAA
- the ytfB gene encoding putative cell envelope opacity-associated protein A (similar to E. coli orf, hypothetical protein (AAC77163.1); Blastp hit to AAC77163.1 (224 aa), 85% identity in aa 13 - 224): MPGRFELKPTLAKIWHAPDNFRIMEPLPPMHRRGIIIAAIVLVIGFLLPASETSDSPVVTREAQLDLQSQSQPPTEAQLQAQLVAPQNDPDQVAPVAPEPIQEGQPEEQNQPQTQPFQQDSGIGQQWRSYRVESGKTLAQLFRDHGLPPTDVYAMAQVEGAGKPLSNLKNGQMIKIRQNASGVVTGLTIDGDNGQQVLFTRQPDGSFIRAQ; this comes from the coding sequence ATGCCCGGGCGCTTTGAATTAAAACCAACCCTGGCGAAAATCTGGCACGCGCCGGATAATTTTCGCATCATGGAACCGCTGCCGCCTATGCATCGTCGTGGCATTATCATTGCCGCTATCGTGCTGGTGATCGGTTTCCTGCTGCCCGCCAGCGAGACCAGCGACTCACCTGTCGTCACGCGGGAAGCGCAATTGGATCTGCAATCGCAATCACAGCCGCCGACGGAGGCCCAGCTTCAGGCGCAGCTGGTCGCGCCGCAAAACGATCCGGATCAGGTGGCGCCCGTTGCGCCGGAACCTATCCAGGAAGGCCAGCCGGAAGAACAAAACCAGCCGCAGACGCAGCCTTTCCAGCAGGATAGCGGCATCGGTCAACAGTGGCGCTCGTACCGGGTAGAGTCTGGTAAAACTCTGGCGCAACTGTTCCGTGACCACGGGCTGCCCCCGACAGACGTTTATGCAATGGCGCAGGTAGAAGGCGCTGGCAAGCCGCTGAGTAATCTCAAAAATGGTCAAATGATTAAAATTCGCCAGAATGCCAGCGGGGTGGTGACAGGTTTAACGATAGATGGCGATAACGGTCAACAGGTGCTGTTTACGCGTCAGCCTGACGGCAGTTTTATTCGCGCACAGTAA
- the fklB gene encoding FKBP-type 22KD peptidyl-prolyl cis-trans isomerase (similar to E. coli FKBP-type 22KD peptidyl-prolyl cis-trans isomerase (rotamase) (AAC77164.1); Blastp hit to AAC77164.1 (259 aa), 92% identity in aa 41 - 259), whose translation MLPATFLISDEGKIMATPTFDTIEAQASYGIGLQVGQQLSESGLEGLLPEALVAGIADALEGKHPAVPVDVVHRALREIHERADAVRRERFKAMAAEGVKYLEENREKDGVNSTESGLQFRVLTQGEGAIPARTDRVRVHYTGKLIDGTVFDSSVARGEPAEFPVNGVIAGWIEALTLMPVGSKWELTIPQELAYGERGAGASIPPFSTLVFEVELLEIL comes from the coding sequence ATGCTGCCCGCTACTTTTTTGATATCCGATGAAGGAAAAATAATGGCCACCCCGACTTTTGACACTATTGAAGCGCAAGCGAGCTACGGCATTGGTTTGCAGGTAGGGCAGCAGCTCAGCGAATCCGGTCTTGAAGGGCTGTTGCCTGAAGCGCTGGTTGCAGGCATTGCTGATGCGCTGGAAGGTAAACACCCGGCGGTTCCTGTTGATGTGGTGCATCGTGCGCTGCGTGAAATTCATGAGCGTGCGGACGCGGTGCGTCGTGAGCGTTTCAAAGCGATGGCGGCCGAAGGCGTGAAATACCTGGAAGAAAACCGCGAAAAAGACGGTGTGAACAGTACTGAGTCTGGTTTACAGTTCCGCGTTCTGACGCAGGGCGAAGGCGCGATTCCGGCGCGTACCGACCGCGTACGCGTGCATTACACCGGTAAGCTTATTGATGGCACCGTATTTGACAGCTCCGTCGCGCGCGGCGAACCGGCTGAATTCCCGGTAAATGGCGTGATCGCCGGCTGGATTGAAGCGCTGACTCTGATGCCGGTAGGTTCCAAATGGGAACTGACTATCCCACAGGAGCTGGCCTATGGCGAGCGTGGGGCCGGGGCATCTATTCCGCCATTCAGCACCCTGGTGTTTGAAGTGGAACTGCTGGAAATTCTGTAA
- the cycA gene encoding APC family D-alanine/D-serine/glycine transport protein (similar to E. coli transport of D-alanine, D-serine, and glycine (AAC77165.1); Blastp hit to AAC77165.1 (470 aa), 95% identity in aa 1 - 469) — MVDQVKVAADEQAPAEQSLRRNLTNRHIQLIAIGGAIGTGLFMGSGKTISLAGPSIIFVYMIIGFMLFFVMRAMGELLLSNLEYKSFSDFASDLLGPWAGYFTGWTYWFCWVVTGMADVVAITAYAQFWFPGLSDWVASLAVVILLLSLNLATVKMFGEMEFWFAMVKIVAIVALIVVGLVMIAMHFKSPTGVEASFAHLWNDGGWFPKGISGFFAGFQIAVFAFVGIELVGTTAAETKDPEKSLPRAINSIPIRIIMFYVFALIVIMSVTPWSSVVPDKSPFVELFVLVGLPAAASVINFVVLTSAASSANSGVFSTSRMLFGLAQEGVAPKAFAKLSKRAVPAKGLTFSCICLLGGVVMLMVNPSVIGAFTMITTVSAILFMFVWTIILCSYLVYRKKRPHLHEKSIYKMPLGKLMCWVCMAFFAFVLVLLTLEDDTRQALIVTPLWFIALGLGWLLIGKKRMAGMR; from the coding sequence ATGGTAGATCAGGTAAAAGTCGCAGCCGACGAACAGGCTCCGGCTGAACAGTCGCTACGGCGCAATCTTACAAACCGTCATATACAGCTTATCGCTATTGGCGGCGCTATTGGTACCGGTCTGTTTATGGGATCGGGTAAAACGATCAGTCTCGCCGGACCGTCGATCATTTTTGTGTATATGATCATCGGTTTTATGCTTTTTTTCGTGATGCGCGCCATGGGGGAATTGCTGCTCTCGAATCTGGAATATAAATCGTTTAGCGATTTTGCTTCCGACCTGCTTGGCCCCTGGGCGGGATATTTCACCGGCTGGACGTACTGGTTTTGCTGGGTAGTGACCGGTATGGCTGACGTGGTGGCGATTACCGCCTACGCGCAGTTCTGGTTTCCCGGCCTTTCCGATTGGGTCGCCTCGCTGGCGGTAGTGATCCTGCTGCTAAGCCTCAACCTCGCCACCGTTAAAATGTTTGGTGAAATGGAATTTTGGTTTGCTATGGTCAAAATCGTCGCCATTGTGGCGTTGATTGTGGTCGGGCTGGTGATGATTGCGATGCACTTTAAATCGCCGACAGGCGTTGAAGCGTCTTTCGCGCATCTGTGGAATGACGGCGGCTGGTTCCCGAAAGGTATTAGCGGGTTCTTTGCCGGTTTCCAGATTGCAGTGTTCGCTTTCGTGGGCATTGAGCTGGTTGGTACTACCGCCGCAGAAACTAAAGATCCGGAAAAATCGCTGCCGCGCGCGATTAACTCAATACCGATCCGTATCATCATGTTCTACGTCTTTGCGCTGATTGTCATTATGTCGGTGACGCCGTGGAGTTCCGTGGTGCCGGATAAGAGCCCGTTTGTTGAGCTGTTTGTACTGGTGGGTCTGCCTGCCGCTGCGAGCGTGATCAACTTTGTCGTGCTGACCTCGGCGGCGTCTTCCGCCAACAGCGGCGTCTTCTCGACCAGCCGTATGCTGTTTGGCCTGGCGCAAGAAGGCGTGGCGCCAAAAGCGTTCGCTAAGCTATCGAAACGCGCGGTACCGGCGAAAGGCCTGACCTTCTCCTGTATCTGCCTGCTGGGCGGCGTGGTTATGCTGATGGTCAACCCGAGCGTGATTGGCGCATTCACCATGATCACTACGGTTTCGGCCATCCTGTTTATGTTTGTCTGGACCATCATTCTGTGTTCATACCTGGTGTACCGCAAAAAGCGTCCCCACCTGCATGAAAAATCCATCTATAAGATGCCGCTCGGTAAGCTGATGTGCTGGGTCTGCATGGCGTTCTTTGCATTCGTGCTGGTATTACTGACGCTGGAAGACGATACGCGCCAGGCGCTAATCGTGACGCCGCTGTGGTTTATCGCGTTGGGTCTGGGCTGGCTGTTGATAGGTAAGAAACGGATGGCGGGAATGCGTTAA
- the ytfE gene encoding putative cell morphogenesis (similar to E. coli orf, hypothetical protein (AAC77166.1); Blastp hit to AAC77166.1 (220 aa), 89% identity in aa 1 - 220), translating to MAYRDQPLGELALSIPRASALFRQYDMDYCCGGKQTLARAAARHDVDIDIIEAQLAQLAEQPIEKDWRAVPLADIIDHIVVRYHDRHREQLPELILQATKVERVHADKPNVPRGLTKYLTALHEELSSHMMKEEQILFPMIKQGMGRQATGPISVMESEHDEAGELVDVIKHVTKNVTPPPEACTTWKAMYNGINEMIDDLMEHISLENNVLFPRALAGE from the coding sequence ATGGCTTATCGCGATCAACCTTTAGGCGAACTGGCGCTCTCTATTCCCCGCGCATCGGCGCTGTTTCGCCAGTACGATATGGATTACTGCTGCGGCGGAAAACAGACGCTGGCGCGCGCCGCCGCGCGTCACGACGTCGATATTGACATCATAGAAGCGCAACTGGCGCAGTTGGCTGAACAGCCCATCGAAAAAGACTGGCGCGCCGTTCCGCTGGCGGACATTATTGACCATATCGTTGTTCGCTATCATGACCGACATCGCGAACAACTGCCGGAGCTTATTCTGCAGGCAACCAAAGTGGAACGCGTCCACGCGGATAAGCCAAACGTCCCACGCGGCCTGACAAAATATCTCACCGCGCTGCATGAAGAGCTTTCCAGCCATATGATGAAAGAAGAACAGATCCTGTTCCCCATGATCAAACAGGGTATGGGTCGCCAGGCAACGGGCCCGATAAGCGTAATGGAAAGCGAGCATGACGAGGCGGGAGAGCTGGTAGACGTCATCAAACACGTCACCAAAAATGTAACGCCGCCGCCAGAAGCCTGCACCACCTGGAAAGCGATGTATAACGGCATTAATGAGATGATTGATGATCTGATGGAGCACATCAGCCTGGAGAATAACGTGCTGTTCCCACGCGCGCTGGCCGGGGAATAA